A region of Oceanicoccus sp. KOV_DT_Chl DNA encodes the following proteins:
- a CDS encoding type II secretion system protein N, producing MKWFLGLLIAAVVVVALAVRLAPASLLPLALAEIETRQLLPPNSPRLLLAETQGTVWQGSAQAQLTLDGVTFSLGQLSWQLDAFALLDRLAVLQVKAIADDHRVSALVVANEQGEVRINNLEGRFPISKLEPWIPMLVKGDIAFVVGQIVLQQQRLTSIDGVLNLEYVDWLGGDRDMPLGSYMAQIYLQQDNVQFQLNDFAASLGLDGLLSVAPSGVYTFKATLIPRQGLAPEVIETIAWLGRRGANGEVTINKRGRF from the coding sequence ATGAAATGGTTTTTGGGTTTACTTATCGCTGCCGTGGTTGTAGTAGCATTAGCGGTGAGGTTGGCGCCAGCGAGTCTGCTGCCATTGGCATTAGCTGAAATTGAAACTCGTCAGTTATTACCGCCTAACAGTCCACGATTATTATTAGCCGAAACCCAGGGTACGGTTTGGCAGGGTAGTGCGCAGGCGCAACTGACTCTCGATGGCGTTACCTTTTCTTTAGGTCAATTGTCCTGGCAGTTGGATGCCTTCGCATTACTGGATCGTCTGGCTGTGCTGCAAGTCAAAGCGATAGCGGATGATCATCGGGTGTCAGCGTTGGTTGTGGCTAATGAGCAGGGTGAGGTCAGAATCAACAATCTTGAGGGGCGTTTTCCGATTAGCAAGTTAGAGCCCTGGATTCCGATGTTGGTTAAAGGCGACATTGCTTTTGTGGTAGGTCAAATCGTATTGCAGCAACAGCGATTGACATCAATTGACGGTGTTCTCAACCTTGAGTATGTAGATTGGTTGGGAGGCGATCGTGATATGCCGCTGGGTAGTTATATGGCGCAAATTTATTTGCAACAAGATAATGTACAGTTCCAGCTAAATGATTTTGCCGCGTCTTTAGGCTTGGACGGTTTGTTGTCCGTTGCCCCATCAGGTGTCTATACCTTCAAAGCTACGTTAATACCACGTCAGGGATTGGCGCCTGAAGTTATCGAGACTATTGCCTGGTTAGGAAGACGCGGAGCCAATGGTGAAGTGACTATTAATAAGCGTGGTCGGTTTTGA
- a CDS encoding MBL fold metallo-hydrolase, with protein MTTGEIVVGQIYQLSDRVRRITAPNPGPMTGPGTNTYLVGDDNIAVVDPGPADPSHIAAILAACGDNLRWILVTHTHPDHSPAAAALAAASGAEVLGNKLADNDGFQDESFSPGRRFDHDECLTTEEFSIRAIYTPGHVDNHLCYLVEEDGLLLTGDHIMQGSTVVIIPPHGDMKDYISSLQLLLDYPLTALGPGMDC; from the coding sequence ATGACCACGGGCGAAATTGTTGTCGGGCAAATCTATCAATTATCCGATAGGGTTAGACGTATTACGGCTCCCAATCCTGGCCCGATGACGGGGCCGGGCACCAATACGTATTTGGTGGGCGATGACAATATTGCTGTGGTTGATCCTGGGCCGGCAGATCCATCGCACATCGCCGCAATACTGGCGGCCTGCGGCGACAATCTCCGCTGGATTTTAGTGACTCATACGCATCCTGATCATTCTCCCGCAGCTGCAGCTTTAGCTGCCGCCAGTGGTGCTGAGGTGTTAGGTAATAAGTTGGCTGACAATGATGGCTTTCAGGATGAAAGCTTTAGCCCTGGCAGGCGTTTTGACCATGATGAATGCCTGACCACTGAAGAGTTCTCTATTCGCGCTATTTATACCCCCGGTCATGTCGATAATCATCTTTGTTATTTGGTGGAAGAGGATGGTTTGCTGTTAACCGGCGATCACATTATGCAGGGTTCCACTGTCGTTATTATTCCTCCGCATGGTGATATGAAGGATTACATCAGCTCGTTGCAATTGCTGCTGGATTATCCGCTTACAGCGTTGGGGCCGGGCATGGACTGCTAA
- the gspK gene encoding type II secretion system minor pseudopilin GspK encodes MYIASPHRKGSAPQRQQGAALILALVIVVMVVLIASSLNSDFLVTFKRVENQLHGKQAFAYLRGAEGIARQVLQEDHIAKTGKDHRSEGWLQQRIEFPMDQGAIAGTLCDLQGRFNLNNLRGATTGFSPDQQIFIRLLQTLELENPLDEFQAKELTQAVTDWIDPDDISINSGAENSDYADLEVPMRPGNQDLHRVSELRWVKGINADIFKALAPLVVALPAGVSLNINTADPQLLRAINVDGDLQPLSEGDAESIKSDRDGDVSVELAAQQAGGFDDVEKFVDAHPATALPGIDLAVESSFFLLKTETIFLDREARLYSVLHRNKDGDIKTIARARSGLGECEAE; translated from the coding sequence GTGTATATAGCATCCCCGCACCGTAAAGGTTCAGCGCCTCAGCGGCAACAAGGCGCCGCATTAATTTTAGCGCTGGTCATTGTGGTGATGGTGGTATTGATCGCCAGTAGTTTAAACAGTGATTTTTTAGTGACCTTTAAGCGCGTTGAAAATCAATTGCACGGCAAACAGGCCTTTGCCTATTTGCGGGGTGCTGAGGGTATCGCCAGGCAAGTATTGCAGGAGGACCATATTGCCAAGACGGGAAAAGATCATCGCAGTGAAGGTTGGTTGCAGCAACGGATTGAGTTTCCAATGGATCAAGGGGCAATTGCCGGCACCTTGTGTGATTTGCAGGGGCGGTTTAATCTGAATAATTTGCGTGGTGCTACTACCGGGTTTAGCCCGGATCAGCAAATATTTATTCGCTTGCTGCAGACCTTGGAATTAGAAAATCCGTTGGATGAATTTCAGGCCAAAGAGTTAACGCAGGCGGTGACGGACTGGATTGATCCGGATGATATTAGTATCAATAGCGGAGCTGAGAATAGCGATTATGCCGATTTAGAAGTCCCGATGCGGCCGGGCAATCAGGATTTACATCGGGTATCTGAGCTGCGCTGGGTGAAGGGTATCAATGCGGACATATTCAAGGCGTTGGCCCCCTTGGTGGTTGCACTCCCTGCCGGTGTTTCGTTAAATATTAATACTGCCGATCCACAGTTGTTGCGTGCCATTAATGTGGATGGCGATTTGCAGCCTTTATCAGAGGGCGATGCAGAAAGTATTAAGAGTGACCGTGATGGCGATGTGTCGGTAGAGTTAGCCGCGCAGCAAGCCGGTGGTTTTGATGATGTGGAAAAGTTTGTAGATGCCCATCCCGCTACCGCCTTGCCGGGTATTGACCTGGCAGTTGAAAGTAGTTTTTTTCTGTTGAAAACAGAAACCATTTTTCTGGATAGAGAAGCACGATTGTATAGTGTGCTGCATCGTAATAAAGATGGTGACATAAAAACTATTGCCAGAGCGCGGAGTGGTTTAGGTGAGTGTGAAGCGGAATAG
- the fabV gene encoding enoyl-ACP reductase FabV: MIIKPRVRGFLCVTTHPVGCEANVKSQIDYVKANGAIENGPKKVLVIGASTGYGLASRITAAFGSGAATLGLFFEKEGSEKKPGTAGWYNSAGFHKYAEAEGLYAKSINGDAFSDEIKQKTIDVIKQDLGQVDLVVYSLASPRRQHPVTGVVHNSTLKPIGKNVVQTGIDTDKQLLKQFDIEAATQEEIDNTVAVMGGEDWQMWIDALHAADVLAPGAKTTAYTYIGESITHDIYWDGTIGQAKKDLDQKVLGIRDTLAATGGDARVSVLKAVVTQASSAIPVMPLYLGLLFKVMKEAGNHEGCIEQIDLLFRESLYGSSPRLDADGRLRADYKELQPEIQAKVGELWAKITDENLDEISDMAGYKQEFLRLFGFEIDGVDYDADVNPEVPIANLA, translated from the coding sequence ATGATTATCAAACCCCGTGTTCGTGGCTTTTTATGTGTAACTACTCACCCAGTAGGTTGTGAGGCCAACGTGAAAAGCCAGATTGATTATGTCAAAGCCAATGGTGCAATTGAGAATGGTCCCAAAAAAGTGTTGGTGATTGGTGCGTCTACAGGCTACGGGTTGGCGTCTAGAATTACCGCCGCTTTTGGTAGTGGCGCTGCGACGCTGGGTTTGTTTTTTGAAAAAGAAGGATCAGAGAAAAAACCAGGCACTGCGGGTTGGTATAACTCCGCGGGTTTTCATAAATACGCTGAAGCGGAAGGCTTGTACGCTAAAAGCATAAATGGTGATGCGTTCTCTGATGAGATTAAGCAAAAGACCATTGACGTTATCAAGCAGGATTTGGGTCAGGTGGATCTCGTAGTTTACAGTTTGGCATCACCACGTCGTCAACACCCGGTTACTGGCGTGGTGCATAACTCTACCTTAAAACCTATTGGCAAGAATGTTGTGCAAACAGGTATCGATACCGACAAACAACTGCTGAAACAATTTGATATTGAAGCGGCCACTCAGGAAGAAATCGACAACACCGTAGCGGTGATGGGCGGCGAAGATTGGCAAATGTGGATTGATGCATTGCATGCTGCTGATGTTTTAGCGCCAGGAGCCAAGACCACTGCTTATACCTATATCGGGGAAAGCATTACTCACGACATATATTGGGATGGCACCATCGGTCAGGCGAAAAAAGATCTTGATCAAAAGGTGCTGGGTATTCGTGACACGTTAGCGGCGACGGGTGGAGATGCCCGGGTGTCAGTATTGAAAGCAGTAGTCACGCAAGCCAGTTCGGCTATTCCGGTAATGCCGTTGTATTTGGGTTTGTTATTCAAAGTGATGAAAGAAGCCGGTAATCACGAGGGCTGTATTGAGCAAATCGACTTATTATTTCGCGAGAGCTTGTATGGTAGCTCGCCGCGGCTGGATGCGGATGGTCGTTTACGTGCTGACTATAAAGAGCTGCAGCCGGAGATACAGGCAAAGGTGGGTGAGTTATGGGCCAAAATCACCGATGAAAACCTTGATGAGATCAGTGATATGGCCGGTTACAAACAAGAGTTCTTGCGGTTATTCGGTTTTGAAATTGACGGTGTGGATTATGATGCCGATGTTAACCCCGAAGTACCCATTGCCAATTTAGCGTAA
- the gspI gene encoding type II secretion system minor pseudopilin GspI, which translates to MTSKRLLLTSITERSQHRGRLSAKGFTLVEVMVAMLIVAVAISSLLFQMMSTIDNTAYLRDKTIAHWVALNQQELLFLENEHTNRILRTERSGKEEMAGREWFWRAKPLEIVTENNNFQQIEITVREKEEDTSNVVSLRIVLDQYHRLGGN; encoded by the coding sequence ATGACGAGTAAGCGTTTGTTACTGACATCAATAACAGAGCGGTCGCAGCATCGCGGGCGTTTGTCGGCAAAGGGTTTTACGCTGGTAGAAGTGATGGTGGCGATGTTAATTGTAGCTGTGGCTATTTCATCGCTATTGTTTCAAATGATGAGCACCATCGATAACACCGCTTATTTGCGCGATAAAACCATTGCCCATTGGGTGGCGTTAAATCAACAGGAATTATTGTTTTTAGAGAATGAACATACCAACCGTATTCTGCGTACGGAGCGTAGTGGCAAAGAAGAGATGGCAGGAAGGGAATGGTTTTGGCGAGCCAAGCCGTTGGAAATTGTCACAGAAAATAATAATTTTCAACAAATAGAAATCACGGTAAGGGAAAAGGAAGAAGATACATCCAATGTTGTCAGCTTGCGGATAGTACTGGATCAGTACCACCGGCTGGGTGGCAACTGA
- the gspL gene encoding type II secretion system protein GspL, giving the protein MASTLLIKPCGIDNYEWLSIDQKQTIVGDPLAELQVGDGERLAQACAANSDAVFLVAAEAVSIKEVAFDEHERKLLRQTIPYTLEEDCLEDVDNVHFALGKVGESTVPLALVSRRIIEESLAGLERQEIAITQLVSELFYLPVADNSWTLMVEADRWLVRVGAYHGFAMDAETASFALQLLLDEAEELPLQLTVYCAADREQAVLNQLPEMLRGIADFQIQDYWQIIADGVMQSQLKAKAINLLQGDFAPSLPWKKWWMHWRIAGFMFLAVTVLQFASVYTQKTILESRNVELRAQIERAYRSAVPVGAVMDAEKQLRRKVNSLKGSAGTGFVGLLAQVGEVVASIDGLSVQSLNYTEKDSEIRLTILAAGFNDVETARAKLEKLGLKAELTGSNAEGDKTRARLKVRS; this is encoded by the coding sequence GTGGCGTCAACATTATTAATAAAACCGTGTGGCATCGATAATTATGAGTGGTTGTCGATCGACCAAAAGCAAACGATAGTAGGCGATCCGCTGGCGGAGTTGCAGGTGGGTGATGGTGAGCGTTTGGCGCAAGCCTGTGCCGCGAATTCGGATGCTGTATTTTTAGTGGCTGCGGAAGCGGTTAGTATTAAAGAAGTCGCTTTTGACGAGCACGAGCGCAAACTGTTAAGACAAACTATTCCCTATACCTTGGAAGAAGATTGCCTGGAGGATGTTGATAATGTGCATTTTGCTCTGGGTAAAGTGGGTGAGTCCACGGTACCGTTGGCATTGGTTTCACGCCGCATTATAGAAGAGTCATTAGCTGGGCTAGAGCGGCAAGAGATAGCTATTACCCAATTAGTGTCCGAGCTTTTTTACTTGCCAGTAGCAGATAATTCCTGGACATTGATGGTGGAGGCTGATCGCTGGCTGGTTCGCGTTGGGGCATACCACGGTTTTGCCATGGATGCTGAGACGGCAAGTTTTGCGCTGCAATTATTATTAGATGAGGCAGAAGAATTACCTCTGCAATTGACCGTGTATTGCGCTGCCGATAGAGAGCAGGCGGTGCTAAATCAACTGCCTGAAATGCTAAGGGGTATTGCCGACTTTCAGATTCAGGATTACTGGCAGATCATTGCTGATGGTGTCATGCAATCGCAACTTAAAGCGAAAGCTATAAATTTATTGCAGGGTGATTTTGCGCCCAGTTTGCCGTGGAAAAAATGGTGGATGCATTGGCGTATTGCCGGGTTTATGTTTTTGGCGGTGACGGTATTGCAGTTCGCCTCGGTGTACACCCAGAAAACCATTCTTGAATCCAGAAATGTAGAGCTGCGCGCGCAAATTGAACGCGCTTATCGATCTGCGGTACCTGTCGGCGCAGTCATGGATGCGGAAAAGCAACTGCGGCGTAAAGTAAATAGTTTGAAAGGAAGTGCTGGCACCGGTTTTGTTGGTTTATTGGCGCAAGTGGGTGAAGTAGTAGCGTCAATCGATGGCTTGAGTGTGCAAAGCCTGAATTACACAGAGAAAGATTCAGAAATACGGTTAACGATATTGGCTGCAGGGTTCAATGATGTTGAAACCGCCAGAGCTAAATTGGAAAAGCTGGGATTAAAAGCCGAACTCACTGGCAGTAACGCTGAAGGGGATAAAACTCGGGCAAGATTAAAGGTCCGTTCTTAG
- the gspM gene encoding type II secretion system protein GspM: protein MQQWFNNLTRQEQLLLLCGGASVILYVLFVLILQPMSSSVAQLEVQNQRAAETLNSVTALAAEYEALKQKGYAVSNQSQNLTRLIDNTVKKNGLAMSRFQPSSSGDVQVRFENAAFNNIVAWLHELENEQGVVIKDLSVSPGSDSGYVNVSVRLRQDA, encoded by the coding sequence ATGCAACAATGGTTTAACAATCTAACGCGTCAGGAGCAATTACTGCTTTTGTGTGGAGGCGCTTCAGTAATACTTTACGTACTGTTTGTATTGATACTACAGCCTATGTCGTCATCGGTTGCACAATTGGAAGTGCAAAATCAGCGCGCAGCGGAAACACTTAACAGTGTCACTGCACTGGCTGCTGAATATGAAGCCTTAAAGCAAAAAGGCTATGCCGTTTCAAACCAAAGCCAAAATTTGACTCGACTGATCGATAACACAGTGAAGAAAAACGGTTTAGCGATGAGTCGCTTTCAGCCGTCTTCCTCGGGTGATGTGCAGGTGCGTTTTGAGAATGCAGCCTTTAACAATATCGTTGCCTGGCTTCATGAGCTCGAAAATGAACAAGGCGTGGTGATTAAAGATTTATCGGTATCCCCTGGTTCCGATTCCGGTTATGTCAATGTGTCGGTGCGTTTGCGGCAGGATGCATAA
- the waaC gene encoding lipopolysaccharide heptosyltransferase I, whose translation MSKRVLLIKLTSMGDLMHALPALTDASRAFPGIQFDWVIDEAFADVASWHPSVNRIIPSAHRRWKKNLRQSIINGELKHFYQQLNQDDYDVIIDGQNNIKSATTILLRRGKAHGLDKFSIKEKPASWAYHIKHRADQSLHAISRQRLLFAQAIGYDLPDTIADFGIDKNRLVLPPDFELPERYLFFVHNASWSTKLWPDSHWDTLINQASSAGYQVLLPCGNDEELLRAQQLAASHDNAISLPKLPLTQVAAILNKAAGAVCCDTGLCHLAALLDIPAVSLYGPTDAKLIGATGLNQQHLIANDTEFPCSPCYKQVCSWYDSDQPMSACMQSLQPLKVWDSLSSLINNRDQQH comes from the coding sequence ATGAGCAAACGGGTACTCCTAATCAAATTGACCTCCATGGGCGATTTAATGCATGCGCTACCCGCGCTTACCGATGCCAGCCGCGCCTTCCCTGGCATTCAATTTGACTGGGTGATAGATGAGGCGTTTGCCGACGTTGCTAGCTGGCACCCATCAGTAAACCGGATCATCCCCAGCGCCCACCGTCGCTGGAAAAAAAATCTTCGCCAATCAATTATCAACGGTGAGTTAAAGCATTTTTATCAACAGCTAAATCAGGATGACTACGATGTCATTATTGATGGGCAAAACAATATTAAAAGTGCTACCACTATCCTATTAAGACGCGGCAAGGCCCATGGTCTCGACAAGTTCAGCATCAAAGAAAAACCGGCCAGCTGGGCTTACCACATCAAACACCGCGCAGATCAATCGCTGCATGCAATTAGCCGACAACGCTTACTCTTTGCCCAAGCGATAGGTTATGACCTACCTGACACCATTGCTGATTTCGGCATAGATAAAAACCGGTTAGTGCTACCGCCGGACTTTGAGCTTCCAGAGCGCTATTTATTTTTTGTACACAATGCCAGCTGGAGCACCAAGCTTTGGCCAGACTCACACTGGGATACACTCATCAACCAAGCCAGCAGTGCTGGCTATCAGGTACTGCTCCCCTGCGGAAACGATGAGGAATTACTGCGCGCGCAGCAGCTAGCCGCTAGCCACGACAACGCCATCAGCTTACCCAAATTACCGCTTACCCAAGTCGCGGCAATATTAAACAAAGCCGCAGGCGCCGTTTGCTGCGATACCGGGCTTTGCCATTTAGCGGCCCTGTTAGATATTCCAGCGGTAAGTTTATATGGCCCAACCGATGCCAAACTCATTGGGGCTACCGGTCTAAACCAACAGCATCTCATAGCCAACGACACAGAGTTCCCTTGCAGCCCATGCTATAAACAGGTTTGCAGTTGGTACGATAGCGACCAGCCAATGTCAGCTTGCATGCAATCATTGCAACCGCTAAAAGTCTGGGACAGTCTTTCAAGCTTAATCAATAACCGCGATCAACAGCATTAA
- a CDS encoding thioesterase family protein has protein sequence MQNHHEYPIDVRWGEMDALGHVNNTEYLRYFESARVEWFEGMGSHLVGGEVGPVVLKSTTLYHLPVIYPNRLKVVTRVERVGNTSYTLAQQLRGRDDDALYTESDLTCVWVDRVTGGLFPLRIFCASFWLSACRVKINDHGRNCCRANLSIIR, from the coding sequence ATGCAGAATCATCATGAATACCCCATCGATGTACGTTGGGGTGAAATGGATGCGCTGGGGCATGTAAACAATACCGAGTACCTGCGTTACTTTGAGTCAGCTCGGGTCGAATGGTTTGAGGGTATGGGGTCACATCTGGTTGGCGGTGAGGTGGGGCCGGTAGTGTTAAAGTCGACCACGCTTTATCATCTGCCGGTGATTTATCCCAATCGCTTAAAGGTTGTCACTCGGGTCGAGCGAGTGGGTAATACCAGTTATACCCTGGCGCAGCAGTTGCGCGGCCGCGATGATGATGCACTCTACACTGAGTCCGATTTGACTTGCGTCTGGGTGGATAGGGTGACGGGCGGCCTATTCCCGCTCCGGATTTTTTGCGCCAGCTTTTGGCTTAGCGCGTGCAGGGTGAAGATCAATGACCACGGGCGAAATTGTTGTCGGGCAAATCTATCAATTATCCGATAG
- a CDS encoding tRNA-(ms[2]io[6]A)-hydroxylase has translation MSKIKLAYSTSNEWTKTVLADFDAFLLDHAAAEKKASGMAVSMLSHYPNRVELVEAMAELAVEEMTHYREVVKLIHSRGNITSKDEKDPYVNQFRLALRKGSDEYFLDRLLLGGIIEARGAERFGLIAKALEPGQLKNFYNSITRSEDRHKDLMVDLALLYFDHTIVNQRLAELIAIEADIVEQLPLRAALH, from the coding sequence ATGAGTAAAATCAAGCTAGCTTATAGCACCTCCAATGAATGGACGAAAACGGTCCTCGCTGATTTTGACGCCTTTTTGCTCGATCATGCCGCCGCTGAGAAAAAAGCCTCGGGCATGGCGGTATCCATGCTGTCCCACTATCCCAACCGGGTCGAACTAGTCGAAGCCATGGCCGAGCTGGCAGTAGAAGAAATGACCCATTACCGCGAAGTCGTCAAACTCATCCACAGTCGCGGCAATATCACCAGCAAAGATGAAAAAGACCCCTACGTAAATCAATTTCGATTGGCATTGCGCAAAGGTAGCGACGAATATTTCCTTGACCGGCTACTGCTAGGCGGCATCATCGAAGCACGCGGTGCTGAACGCTTTGGCTTAATTGCCAAAGCACTGGAACCCGGCCAATTGAAAAACTTTTACAACTCTATAACCCGCTCTGAAGATCGGCATAAAGACCTGATGGTAGATTTAGCTCTATTGTATTTCGACCACACCATAGTCAACCAACGCCTAGCTGAACTGATTGCCATTGAAGCGGACATTGTCGAACAATTGCCCTTACGCGCAGCTTTACATTAA
- the gspJ gene encoding type II secretion system minor pseudopilin GspJ: protein MSQLKLFNASHGFTLVEVLLAMVITSLIALLAYSGLSTSINAAEVHEKQARQIAEIQLPLTVIERDIRHAVARSIKDEYGDTQAPLKGGAFNDYPLILTRSGWDNPRQLPRSDLQRVRYYLQGDELWRESWSVLDRLSEADGQQRTLLLKSVENLQLAFLDSGSSSSQVSPIGGEWVDEWDNPSTLPRAIEIKLELENFGEVRRVYSIPAP from the coding sequence ATGTCGCAACTTAAGTTGTTCAATGCGTCGCACGGCTTTACTTTAGTCGAAGTATTATTGGCGATGGTGATTACCTCGTTAATTGCCTTGTTGGCTTACAGTGGTTTAAGTACCTCCATTAATGCTGCCGAGGTACATGAAAAGCAAGCCCGGCAAATTGCAGAGATCCAGTTGCCGTTGACAGTGATTGAACGTGATATCAGGCATGCGGTCGCCCGTTCAATCAAGGATGAATACGGAGATACACAAGCGCCACTAAAAGGTGGGGCGTTTAATGATTATCCCTTGATACTAACTCGCAGTGGTTGGGATAATCCGCGGCAATTGCCACGCAGTGATTTGCAGCGGGTGCGTTATTATTTGCAGGGTGATGAGCTGTGGCGCGAAAGCTGGTCGGTGTTGGATCGCTTGTCGGAAGCAGATGGTCAGCAGCGGACATTATTACTGAAAAGTGTAGAGAATTTACAGCTGGCTTTTTTGGATTCCGGCTCCAGTTCATCACAAGTCAGCCCGATTGGTGGTGAGTGGGTCGACGAGTGGGATAACCCGAGTACCTTACCTCGCGCTATCGAAATTAAATTGGAGTTGGAAAATTTTGGCGAGGTGCGGCGTGTATATAGCATCCCCGCACCGTAA